The Anabas testudineus chromosome 11, fAnaTes1.2, whole genome shotgun sequence genome has a segment encoding these proteins:
- the rxrba gene encoding retinoic acid receptor RXR-beta-A isoform X1: MGDSRDSRSPDSSSVSSPPSDQRSSPLVPSAAASMTSLPPITSAGVNSPISSIGSPFSVISSSLGSPCLPGTPSVGYGPISSPQINSTVSMSGLHAVSSSDDVKPPLGLKQLSAHSPGPMLSQKRLCSICGDRSSGKHYGVYSCEGCKGFFKRTVRKDLTYTCRDNKDCMVDKRQRNRCQYCRYQKCLAMGMKREVAKMNDRSVQEERQRNKDREGEVESTSAVNEEMPVEKILEAEMAVEQKTELHADGSSGGSSPNDPVTNICQAADKQLFTLVEWAKRIPHFSELPLDDQVILLRAGWNELLIASFSHRSISVKDGILLATGLHVHRNSAHSAGVGAIFDRAHNAEVGAILDRVLTELVSKMRDMQMDKTELGCLRAIILFNPDAKGLSNPSEVELLRERVYASLEAYCKQKYPDQQGRFAKLLLRLPALRSIGLKCLEHLFFFKLIGDTPIDTFLMEMLEAPHQLT, from the exons ATGGGAGACAGTAGAG ATTCCCGCAGCCCAGACAGTTCATCTGTGTCCTCCCCTCCATCAGACCAGCGCTCGTCCCCGCTGGTTCCCTCAGCCGCCGCTTCCATGACCTCTCTTCCTCCCATTACCTCCGCCGGTGTGAACAGCCCTATCAGCAGCATTGGTTCCCCATTTTCTGTCATTAGCTCTTCACTGGGCTCGCCCTGCCTACCTGGCACACCTTCGGTGGGCTACGGCCCCATTAGCAGCCCACAG aTTAATTCAACAGTGTCAATGTCAGGGCTCCATGCAGTGAGCAGTTCTGATGATGTGAAACCTCCTTTAGGCTTGAAGCAGCTGTCGGCCCACAGCCCGGGGCCGATGCTTTCCCAGAAACGCCTTTGTTCCATCTGTGGAGACAGATCCTCCG GTAAGCACTATGGTGTCTACAGCTGTGAGGGCTGTAAAGGCTTCTTCAAGCGAACAGTACGCAAAGACCTGACTTACACCTGTCGGGACAATAAAGACTGTATGGTGGATAAGAGACAGAGGAACCGCTGCCAGTACTGCCGCTACCAGAAGTGCCTGGCAATGGGCATGAAGAGAGAAG TGGCCAAGATGAACGACAGAT CTGTCCaagaggagaggcagaggaacAAGGATCGAGAAGGCGAGGTCGAGTCGACTAGTGCGGTGAACGAGGAGATGCCAGTGGAGAAGATTTTGGAGGCGGAGATGGCTGTAGAGCAGAAGACGGAGCTTCATGCAGATGGAAGTTCAGGCGGCAGCTCT CCCAACGATCCTGTCACCAACATCTGTCAGGCAGCAGACAAGCAGCTCTTCACCCTGGTGGAGTGGGCCAAGAGGATCCCTCACTTCTCGGAGCTGCCCCTGGACGACCAGGTCATCCTGCTACGTGCAG GCTGGAATGAGCTCCTGATTGCATCGTTCTCCCATCGCTCCATCTCTGTGAAGGACGGGATTTTACTGGCTACCGGCCTGCATGTCCACAGGAACAGTGCTCACAGTGCAGGTGTCGGCGCCATCTTTGACAG GGCACACAATGCCGAGGTTGGGGCCATATTGGACAG GGTTTTGACAGAACTTGTAAGCAAGATGAGAGACATGCAGATGGACAAGACAGAGCTGGGGTGCCTTCGAGCCATTATCCTCTTCAACCCAG ATGCCAAGGGTTTGTCCAACCCCAGTGAGGTGGAGCTCCTGAGAGAGAGGGTGTATGCATCTCTTGAGGCTTACTGCAAACAGAAATACCCCGATCAGCAGGGCAG GTTTGCCAAGCTCCTTCTCCGTCTCCCAGCACTACGTTCTATTGGTCTAAAATGCCTGGAGCACCTGTTCTTCTTTAAACTGATTGGTGACACACCCATCGACACCTTCCTGATGGAAATGCTGGAGGCCCCTCACCAGCTCACCTAG
- the rxrba gene encoding retinoic acid receptor RXR-beta-A isoform X3 has protein sequence MGDSRDSRSPDSSSVSSPPSDQRSSPLVPSAAASMTSLPPITSAGVNSPISSIGSPFSVISSSLGSPCLPGTPSVGYGPISSPQINSTVSMSGLHAVSSSDDVKPPLGLKQLSAHSPGPMLSQKRLCSICGDRSSGKHYGVYSCEGCKGFFKRTVRKDLTYTCRDNKDCMVDKRQRNRCQYCRYQKCLAMGMKREVAKMNDRSVQEERQRNKDREGEVESTSAVNEEMPVEKILEAEMAVEQKTELHADGSSGGSSPNDPVTNICQAADKQLFTLVEWAKRIPHFSELPLDDQVILLRAGWNELLIASFSHRSISVKDGILLATGLHVHRNSAHSAGVGAIFDRVLTELVSKMRDMQMDKTELGCLRAIILFNPDAKGLSNPSEVELLRERVYASLEAYCKQKYPDQQGRFAKLLLRLPALRSIGLKCLEHLFFFKLIGDTPIDTFLMEMLEAPHQLT, from the exons ATGGGAGACAGTAGAG ATTCCCGCAGCCCAGACAGTTCATCTGTGTCCTCCCCTCCATCAGACCAGCGCTCGTCCCCGCTGGTTCCCTCAGCCGCCGCTTCCATGACCTCTCTTCCTCCCATTACCTCCGCCGGTGTGAACAGCCCTATCAGCAGCATTGGTTCCCCATTTTCTGTCATTAGCTCTTCACTGGGCTCGCCCTGCCTACCTGGCACACCTTCGGTGGGCTACGGCCCCATTAGCAGCCCACAG aTTAATTCAACAGTGTCAATGTCAGGGCTCCATGCAGTGAGCAGTTCTGATGATGTGAAACCTCCTTTAGGCTTGAAGCAGCTGTCGGCCCACAGCCCGGGGCCGATGCTTTCCCAGAAACGCCTTTGTTCCATCTGTGGAGACAGATCCTCCG GTAAGCACTATGGTGTCTACAGCTGTGAGGGCTGTAAAGGCTTCTTCAAGCGAACAGTACGCAAAGACCTGACTTACACCTGTCGGGACAATAAAGACTGTATGGTGGATAAGAGACAGAGGAACCGCTGCCAGTACTGCCGCTACCAGAAGTGCCTGGCAATGGGCATGAAGAGAGAAG TGGCCAAGATGAACGACAGAT CTGTCCaagaggagaggcagaggaacAAGGATCGAGAAGGCGAGGTCGAGTCGACTAGTGCGGTGAACGAGGAGATGCCAGTGGAGAAGATTTTGGAGGCGGAGATGGCTGTAGAGCAGAAGACGGAGCTTCATGCAGATGGAAGTTCAGGCGGCAGCTCT CCCAACGATCCTGTCACCAACATCTGTCAGGCAGCAGACAAGCAGCTCTTCACCCTGGTGGAGTGGGCCAAGAGGATCCCTCACTTCTCGGAGCTGCCCCTGGACGACCAGGTCATCCTGCTACGTGCAG GCTGGAATGAGCTCCTGATTGCATCGTTCTCCCATCGCTCCATCTCTGTGAAGGACGGGATTTTACTGGCTACCGGCCTGCATGTCCACAGGAACAGTGCTCACAGTGCAGGTGTCGGCGCCATCTTTGACAG GGTTTTGACAGAACTTGTAAGCAAGATGAGAGACATGCAGATGGACAAGACAGAGCTGGGGTGCCTTCGAGCCATTATCCTCTTCAACCCAG ATGCCAAGGGTTTGTCCAACCCCAGTGAGGTGGAGCTCCTGAGAGAGAGGGTGTATGCATCTCTTGAGGCTTACTGCAAACAGAAATACCCCGATCAGCAGGGCAG GTTTGCCAAGCTCCTTCTCCGTCTCCCAGCACTACGTTCTATTGGTCTAAAATGCCTGGAGCACCTGTTCTTCTTTAAACTGATTGGTGACACACCCATCGACACCTTCCTGATGGAAATGCTGGAGGCCCCTCACCAGCTCACCTAG
- the rxrba gene encoding retinoic acid receptor RXR-beta-A isoform X2 — MGDSRDSRSPDSSSVSSPPSDQRSSPLVPSAAASMTSLPPITSAGVNSPISSIGSPFSVISSSLGSPCLPGTPSVGYGPISSPQINSTVSMSGLHAVSSSDDVKPPLGLKQLSAHSPGPMLSQKRLCSICGDRSSGKHYGVYSCEGCKGFFKRTVRKDLTYTCRDNKDCMVDKRQRNRCQYCRYQKCLAMGMKREAVQEERQRNKDREGEVESTSAVNEEMPVEKILEAEMAVEQKTELHADGSSGGSSPNDPVTNICQAADKQLFTLVEWAKRIPHFSELPLDDQVILLRAGWNELLIASFSHRSISVKDGILLATGLHVHRNSAHSAGVGAIFDRAHNAEVGAILDRVLTELVSKMRDMQMDKTELGCLRAIILFNPDAKGLSNPSEVELLRERVYASLEAYCKQKYPDQQGRFAKLLLRLPALRSIGLKCLEHLFFFKLIGDTPIDTFLMEMLEAPHQLT, encoded by the exons ATGGGAGACAGTAGAG ATTCCCGCAGCCCAGACAGTTCATCTGTGTCCTCCCCTCCATCAGACCAGCGCTCGTCCCCGCTGGTTCCCTCAGCCGCCGCTTCCATGACCTCTCTTCCTCCCATTACCTCCGCCGGTGTGAACAGCCCTATCAGCAGCATTGGTTCCCCATTTTCTGTCATTAGCTCTTCACTGGGCTCGCCCTGCCTACCTGGCACACCTTCGGTGGGCTACGGCCCCATTAGCAGCCCACAG aTTAATTCAACAGTGTCAATGTCAGGGCTCCATGCAGTGAGCAGTTCTGATGATGTGAAACCTCCTTTAGGCTTGAAGCAGCTGTCGGCCCACAGCCCGGGGCCGATGCTTTCCCAGAAACGCCTTTGTTCCATCTGTGGAGACAGATCCTCCG GTAAGCACTATGGTGTCTACAGCTGTGAGGGCTGTAAAGGCTTCTTCAAGCGAACAGTACGCAAAGACCTGACTTACACCTGTCGGGACAATAAAGACTGTATGGTGGATAAGAGACAGAGGAACCGCTGCCAGTACTGCCGCTACCAGAAGTGCCTGGCAATGGGCATGAAGAGAGAAG CTGTCCaagaggagaggcagaggaacAAGGATCGAGAAGGCGAGGTCGAGTCGACTAGTGCGGTGAACGAGGAGATGCCAGTGGAGAAGATTTTGGAGGCGGAGATGGCTGTAGAGCAGAAGACGGAGCTTCATGCAGATGGAAGTTCAGGCGGCAGCTCT CCCAACGATCCTGTCACCAACATCTGTCAGGCAGCAGACAAGCAGCTCTTCACCCTGGTGGAGTGGGCCAAGAGGATCCCTCACTTCTCGGAGCTGCCCCTGGACGACCAGGTCATCCTGCTACGTGCAG GCTGGAATGAGCTCCTGATTGCATCGTTCTCCCATCGCTCCATCTCTGTGAAGGACGGGATTTTACTGGCTACCGGCCTGCATGTCCACAGGAACAGTGCTCACAGTGCAGGTGTCGGCGCCATCTTTGACAG GGCACACAATGCCGAGGTTGGGGCCATATTGGACAG GGTTTTGACAGAACTTGTAAGCAAGATGAGAGACATGCAGATGGACAAGACAGAGCTGGGGTGCCTTCGAGCCATTATCCTCTTCAACCCAG ATGCCAAGGGTTTGTCCAACCCCAGTGAGGTGGAGCTCCTGAGAGAGAGGGTGTATGCATCTCTTGAGGCTTACTGCAAACAGAAATACCCCGATCAGCAGGGCAG GTTTGCCAAGCTCCTTCTCCGTCTCCCAGCACTACGTTCTATTGGTCTAAAATGCCTGGAGCACCTGTTCTTCTTTAAACTGATTGGTGACACACCCATCGACACCTTCCTGATGGAAATGCTGGAGGCCCCTCACCAGCTCACCTAG
- the rxrba gene encoding retinoic acid receptor RXR-beta-A isoform X4 has translation MGDSRDSRSPDSSSVSSPPSDQRSSPLVPSAAASMTSLPPITSAGVNSPISSIGSPFSVISSSLGSPCLPGTPSVGYGPISSPQINSTVSMSGLHAVSSSDDVKPPLGLKQLSAHSPGPMLSQKRLCSICGDRSSGKHYGVYSCEGCKGFFKRTVRKDLTYTCRDNKDCMVDKRQRNRCQYCRYQKCLAMGMKREAVQEERQRNKDREGEVESTSAVNEEMPVEKILEAEMAVEQKTELHADGSSGGSSPNDPVTNICQAADKQLFTLVEWAKRIPHFSELPLDDQVILLRAGWNELLIASFSHRSISVKDGILLATGLHVHRNSAHSAGVGAIFDRVLTELVSKMRDMQMDKTELGCLRAIILFNPDAKGLSNPSEVELLRERVYASLEAYCKQKYPDQQGRFAKLLLRLPALRSIGLKCLEHLFFFKLIGDTPIDTFLMEMLEAPHQLT, from the exons ATGGGAGACAGTAGAG ATTCCCGCAGCCCAGACAGTTCATCTGTGTCCTCCCCTCCATCAGACCAGCGCTCGTCCCCGCTGGTTCCCTCAGCCGCCGCTTCCATGACCTCTCTTCCTCCCATTACCTCCGCCGGTGTGAACAGCCCTATCAGCAGCATTGGTTCCCCATTTTCTGTCATTAGCTCTTCACTGGGCTCGCCCTGCCTACCTGGCACACCTTCGGTGGGCTACGGCCCCATTAGCAGCCCACAG aTTAATTCAACAGTGTCAATGTCAGGGCTCCATGCAGTGAGCAGTTCTGATGATGTGAAACCTCCTTTAGGCTTGAAGCAGCTGTCGGCCCACAGCCCGGGGCCGATGCTTTCCCAGAAACGCCTTTGTTCCATCTGTGGAGACAGATCCTCCG GTAAGCACTATGGTGTCTACAGCTGTGAGGGCTGTAAAGGCTTCTTCAAGCGAACAGTACGCAAAGACCTGACTTACACCTGTCGGGACAATAAAGACTGTATGGTGGATAAGAGACAGAGGAACCGCTGCCAGTACTGCCGCTACCAGAAGTGCCTGGCAATGGGCATGAAGAGAGAAG CTGTCCaagaggagaggcagaggaacAAGGATCGAGAAGGCGAGGTCGAGTCGACTAGTGCGGTGAACGAGGAGATGCCAGTGGAGAAGATTTTGGAGGCGGAGATGGCTGTAGAGCAGAAGACGGAGCTTCATGCAGATGGAAGTTCAGGCGGCAGCTCT CCCAACGATCCTGTCACCAACATCTGTCAGGCAGCAGACAAGCAGCTCTTCACCCTGGTGGAGTGGGCCAAGAGGATCCCTCACTTCTCGGAGCTGCCCCTGGACGACCAGGTCATCCTGCTACGTGCAG GCTGGAATGAGCTCCTGATTGCATCGTTCTCCCATCGCTCCATCTCTGTGAAGGACGGGATTTTACTGGCTACCGGCCTGCATGTCCACAGGAACAGTGCTCACAGTGCAGGTGTCGGCGCCATCTTTGACAG GGTTTTGACAGAACTTGTAAGCAAGATGAGAGACATGCAGATGGACAAGACAGAGCTGGGGTGCCTTCGAGCCATTATCCTCTTCAACCCAG ATGCCAAGGGTTTGTCCAACCCCAGTGAGGTGGAGCTCCTGAGAGAGAGGGTGTATGCATCTCTTGAGGCTTACTGCAAACAGAAATACCCCGATCAGCAGGGCAG GTTTGCCAAGCTCCTTCTCCGTCTCCCAGCACTACGTTCTATTGGTCTAAAATGCCTGGAGCACCTGTTCTTCTTTAAACTGATTGGTGACACACCCATCGACACCTTCCTGATGGAAATGCTGGAGGCCCCTCACCAGCTCACCTAG